In Desulfuromonas acetexigens, the following proteins share a genomic window:
- a CDS encoding LolA family protein — MKIIAKFFLLLIVALALTLTGCVPATLAPSRAPLSAGQEDRLWERVRDNGQQYQSLRGLAKVQVSRQGKNAGVNQVLVVEKPDRFRAETLNPFGFGSPLLLMATDGRELAVMVPGEGQMFRGEATSLNLQRFTQVPLYLEDLVQFILYQVPLIPHDDRRAYRIADGRMQLELRDGDRRQEIYFNDGEQLLETSYYEGEELTLRVRYDNFTPEEKPFPHSASLEMPGRQARASLVFSELETNVSPDAALFLLDTPPGYEEIPIPE, encoded by the coding sequence TTGAAAATAATCGCGAAGTTCTTTCTGCTGCTCATTGTTGCTCTGGCCTTGACCCTCACCGGCTGCGTACCCGCGACCCTTGCGCCTTCCCGCGCCCCCCTTTCTGCCGGGCAGGAAGATCGCTTGTGGGAACGGGTCCGCGACAACGGTCAGCAGTACCAGTCCCTGCGCGGTTTGGCCAAGGTCCAGGTTTCCCGGCAAGGGAAGAACGCCGGCGTCAATCAGGTACTGGTGGTGGAGAAGCCCGACCGCTTTCGCGCCGAAACCCTCAACCCTTTCGGTTTCGGTTCCCCTTTGCTGCTCATGGCGACAGACGGCCGGGAACTGGCGGTGATGGTGCCGGGGGAAGGGCAGATGTTCCGGGGGGAGGCGACTTCCCTCAACTTGCAGCGCTTCACCCAGGTCCCCCTTTATCTGGAGGATCTGGTTCAGTTTATTCTCTATCAGGTTCCGCTTATTCCCCACGATGATCGCCGGGCTTATCGGATCGCCGACGGCCGTATGCAGCTGGAGCTGCGCGACGGCGATCGGCGGCAGGAAATCTATTTCAACGATGGGGAACAGCTGCTGGAAACCTCCTATTACGAGGGAGAGGAGTTGACCCTGAGGGTGCGTTACGATAATTTCACCCCGGAAGAGAAGCCTTTTCCCCACTCCGCTTCTCTGGAAATGCCCGGCCGGCAGGCTCGGGCTTCCCTGGTTTTTTCCGAGCTGGAAACCAACGTTTCACCGGACGCGGCTCTCTTTCTGCTCGATACGCCTCCCGGTTACGAGGAAATCCCGATACCTGAATAG
- a CDS encoding peptide-binding protein: MRLLFLVCLLLFAGCRNQDPLLLDGEAPSVPTYGDTFIEASIGEPSNLLPVLASDSASSDISALVYNGLIRYDKNLNLQGELAEFWEISEDNLTITFHLRKNVLWHDGAPFTSADVLYTYQLYTDPKTPTAYAESYRQVARAEAPDPHIFKVTYDKPYAPALASWGVSILPKHLLEGTEITKSPLSRKPIGTGPYRFVDWKSGESLVLEANPDYFEGAPYIRRVLYRVIPDLSTQFLELQSGGLDFMGLTPIQYQTQTDTLAFKRRFNKYRYLAFGYSYLGYNLKRPLFQDKRVRQAIAHAIDKQELIDGVLLGLGQAATGPYKPDTWVYNPDVKRYPHDPARARELLAEVGWRDSDGDGVLDREGRKFSFTIVTNQGNDLRVKSAEIIQRRLQEIGIEVKIRVIEWASFLKEFINPGNFDVTILGWTGGPEPDQYNIWHSSKTGPRELNFIGFNNAVVDDLLERGRRTFDQAERKVIYDRFQAVLAEEQPYTFLYVSDALPVVARRFRGVEPSPAGIRHNFIEWYVPEAEQKYLK; the protein is encoded by the coding sequence ATGCGTTTACTCTTTCTTGTCTGTCTGCTGCTTTTTGCCGGTTGCCGGAACCAGGACCCCCTGCTTCTTGACGGGGAGGCCCCGAGCGTTCCCACTTACGGGGATACCTTTATCGAGGCGTCCATCGGCGAGCCGAGCAATCTGCTGCCGGTGCTGGCTTCCGACTCGGCATCGTCGGACATCAGCGCCCTGGTCTATAACGGCCTCATTCGTTACGACAAGAACCTCAACCTCCAAGGGGAACTGGCCGAATTCTGGGAGATTTCCGAGGACAACCTGACCATCACCTTTCATCTACGGAAAAACGTTCTCTGGCACGATGGCGCGCCCTTTACCTCGGCGGACGTCCTTTATACCTATCAGCTCTACACCGACCCGAAAACCCCCACCGCCTACGCCGAATCCTATCGCCAGGTGGCCCGGGCCGAGGCGCCCGATCCCCATATTTTCAAAGTGACCTACGACAAGCCCTATGCCCCGGCTTTGGCCAGTTGGGGGGTGTCGATCCTTCCTAAACATCTGCTGGAAGGAACGGAGATCACCAAGAGCCCGCTGTCCCGCAAGCCCATCGGCACCGGCCCGTACCGCTTTGTCGATTGGAAATCGGGGGAGTCCCTGGTGCTGGAGGCCAATCCCGATTATTTCGAGGGGGCACCCTATATCCGCCGGGTGCTCTACCGCGTCATTCCCGATCTCTCCACCCAGTTTCTCGAACTGCAGTCGGGCGGGCTCGATTTCATGGGGCTGACGCCCATTCAGTACCAGACCCAGACCGACACGTTGGCCTTCAAGCGGCGTTTCAACAAATATCGTTATCTCGCTTTCGGCTACAGCTATCTCGGCTACAATCTCAAGCGCCCGCTCTTTCAGGATAAGCGGGTGCGTCAGGCCATCGCCCACGCCATCGACAAGCAGGAACTCATCGACGGGGTGCTGCTCGGGCTGGGGCAGGCGGCGACCGGACCGTACAAGCCGGATACCTGGGTCTACAACCCCGATGTGAAGCGCTACCCCCACGACCCCGCCCGGGCGCGGGAGCTGCTGGCCGAGGTCGGTTGGCGCGACAGCGACGGCGACGGGGTGCTCGATCGGGAAGGACGGAAGTTTTCTTTCACCATTGTCACCAACCAGGGGAACGATCTGCGGGTGAAGAGTGCCGAAATCATTCAGCGCCGTCTGCAGGAGATCGGTATCGAGGTCAAGATCCGGGTCATCGAATGGGCTTCTTTCCTCAAAGAATTCATCAACCCCGGTAATTTCGACGTCACCATCCTCGGTTGGACCGGAGGGCCGGAGCCGGACCAGTACAATATCTGGCATTCGAGCAAGACCGGCCCGCGAGAGCTCAACTTTATCGGCTTCAACAACGCCGTGGTGGATGACCTGCTGGAGCGCGGTCGGCGGACCTTCGACCAAGCCGAGCGTAAAGTCATTTACGACCGCTTTCAGGCAGTGCTCGCCGAGGAACAGCCTTACACTTTCCTCTATGTTTCCGACGCCCTGCCGGTGGTGGCGCGCCGTTTCCGCGGGGTGGAGCCGTCTCCCGCCGGCATCCGCCACAACTTCATCGAATGGTATGTACCGGAGGCGGAACAGAAATACCTGAAATGA
- a CDS encoding ABC transporter permease yields the protein MIRYLLRRLLLMIPLLIGITLISFVVIHLAPGEPTDLQTQMNPQASAELQERLRAQYGLDQPLPVQYGRWLSRLVRLDFGESFAQDNRPVLGKILERLPITIFINVLSITAILATAIPIGILSATRRNSFFDRATTIFVFIGFATPSFWLALLLMDQLGVRLGLFPVVGLKSLGYDYLSWGGKLLDMAHHLVLPVLVSAFGGLAGFSRYMRSNMLEVIRQDYILTARAKGLSERAVIYRHALRNALLPVITILGLSVPGLIGGSVIFETIFAIPGMGKLFYDGVMMRDYPLIMGILVIGAVLTLIGNLLADLGYALADPRIRKA from the coding sequence ATGATCCGTTATCTCTTGCGCCGACTGCTGCTGATGATTCCTTTGCTCATCGGCATCACCCTGATCTCCTTTGTCGTCATCCATCTGGCGCCGGGGGAGCCGACCGATCTGCAGACTCAGATGAACCCCCAGGCGAGCGCCGAACTGCAGGAACGTCTGCGCGCCCAGTACGGACTCGACCAGCCTTTGCCCGTCCAGTACGGTCGCTGGCTGTCGCGCTTGGTTCGCCTCGATTTCGGCGAATCCTTCGCTCAGGATAACCGCCCAGTGCTGGGGAAAATCCTCGAACGGTTGCCTATCACCATTTTCATCAACGTCCTCTCCATCACCGCGATTCTGGCGACGGCGATTCCCATCGGGATCCTTTCCGCGACCCGGCGCAACTCCTTCTTCGATCGGGCGACGACTATCTTTGTCTTCATCGGCTTCGCTACGCCCTCCTTCTGGCTGGCGTTGCTGCTCATGGACCAGCTCGGGGTGCGTCTTGGGCTCTTTCCCGTCGTCGGCCTTAAATCCCTCGGTTACGATTATCTGAGCTGGGGGGGCAAGCTGCTCGACATGGCCCATCATCTGGTGCTGCCCGTGCTGGTTTCGGCCTTCGGCGGCCTGGCCGGATTTTCCCGCTACATGCGCTCGAACATGCTTGAAGTGATCCGCCAGGACTACATTCTCACCGCCCGGGCCAAGGGGCTGTCGGAGCGGGCGGTGATTTACCGCCACGCCCTGCGCAACGCCCTGTTGCCGGTAATCACCATCCTCGGCCTCTCCGTTCCCGGGCTGATCGGCGGCAGCGTTATTTTTGAGACGATTTTTGCCATTCCCGGCATGGGTAAGCTTTTTTACGATGGGGTGATGATGCGCGACTATCCCCTGATCATGGGGATTCTGGTCATCGGCGCGGTGCTGACTCTGATCGGCAATCTGCTCGCCGATCTTGGCTACGCCCTGGCCGACCCCCGTATCCGCAAGGCCTGA
- a CDS encoding tyrosine-protein phosphatase translates to MIDCHCHLLPGIDDGPQTLEEALSMARILEGVGFAEVHCTPHCIHGLYENSPAIVGARLAELQGFLMQEGLRLRLKPGMEYYLDSHFPASLENPQTLGDSRLLLVEAPTWAEAGMVLENLRNVVAWGYVPLLAHPERWSLLAAPGQGRGAGSLMARLLRGGKGSPSLELLGELQRLGCLFQGNLGSFAGRYGKIVEKRAWAFLRAGLYSCLGSDSHPRPGLEEMIDTGLRRLHERSDRAEELLSASRLLS, encoded by the coding sequence TTGATCGACTGTCACTGCCATCTGCTCCCCGGGATCGACGACGGACCGCAAACCCTGGAGGAAGCCCTGTCCATGGCTCGGATCCTTGAGGGGGTTGGGTTCGCTGAGGTGCACTGCACCCCCCATTGCATCCACGGCCTCTATGAAAACAGCCCGGCCATCGTCGGCGCGCGGCTCGCGGAACTGCAAGGGTTTCTGATGCAAGAAGGCCTCCGCCTGCGCCTCAAGCCGGGGATGGAATATTATCTCGACAGCCATTTCCCCGCCAGCCTTGAGAATCCCCAGACGCTGGGCGATAGTCGCCTGCTGCTGGTCGAGGCGCCGACCTGGGCCGAGGCCGGGATGGTGCTGGAAAATCTACGAAACGTGGTGGCGTGGGGGTATGTTCCGTTGCTGGCCCATCCCGAGCGCTGGAGTCTGCTGGCGGCGCCGGGGCAGGGCAGAGGGGCGGGCTCCCTGATGGCCAGGCTGCTGCGGGGGGGCAAGGGCTCCCCATCCCTGGAACTTTTGGGCGAACTGCAACGCCTGGGCTGTCTTTTCCAGGGCAACCTGGGAAGTTTCGCCGGCCGCTATGGCAAGATCGTGGAGAAGCGGGCCTGGGCTTTTTTGCGCGCCGGGCTTTACAGCTGTCTCGGCAGCGATTCCCACCCCCGGCCCGGGCTGGAGGAAATGATCGATACGGGTCTCCGTCGGCTCCATGAGCGCTCGGATCGGGCCGAAGAACTTCTTTCTGCCTCGCGTTTATTGTCTTAA
- a CDS encoding NAD-dependent epimerase, translating into MHSPNTPQPAKILVTGAAGFIGFHLCQRLLARGDQVVGLDNLNDYYDISLKQARLKQLEGQAGFRFVRLDLADRAGIAALFAAEGFDKVVNLAAQAGVRYSLENPHAYVDSNLVGFINILEGCRHHAVKHLVYASSSSVYGANTRMPFSVHHNVDHPLSLYAATKKANELMAHTYAHLYGLPCTGLRFFTVYGPWGRPDMALFLFTKAILEGRPIDVYNYGKMRRDFTFVDDIVEGVIRVTDRIAPANPNWNGDQPDPGTSAAPYRLYNIGNNNPVELMDLIGTLEKALGKKAEKNLLPIQPGDVPATYADVEALTADVGFKPATPIEVGVGRFVTWYRNYYQV; encoded by the coding sequence ATGCATTCTCCCAACACGCCGCAACCGGCGAAAATTCTGGTCACCGGTGCCGCCGGTTTTATCGGTTTCCATCTCTGTCAACGACTGCTCGCCCGGGGCGACCAGGTGGTTGGCCTGGACAATCTCAACGACTATTACGACATTTCCCTCAAGCAGGCGCGCCTCAAGCAGCTTGAAGGGCAAGCCGGTTTCCGCTTCGTTCGACTCGATCTCGCCGACCGCGCCGGTATCGCAGCGCTCTTTGCCGCCGAAGGTTTCGACAAGGTCGTCAACCTAGCCGCTCAGGCCGGAGTGCGTTATTCCCTGGAGAACCCCCATGCCTACGTCGACAGCAATCTCGTCGGCTTCATCAACATTCTCGAAGGCTGCCGCCATCATGCCGTCAAGCATCTGGTCTACGCCTCGTCTTCCTCGGTCTACGGCGCCAATACGCGCATGCCCTTTTCCGTCCATCATAACGTCGACCATCCCCTCTCCCTCTACGCGGCGACCAAGAAGGCCAACGAGCTGATGGCCCACACCTATGCCCATCTCTACGGGTTGCCCTGTACCGGCTTGCGTTTCTTCACCGTCTACGGCCCCTGGGGTCGGCCCGACATGGCCCTCTTCCTTTTCACCAAGGCGATTCTCGAAGGGCGGCCCATCGACGTCTACAATTACGGCAAGATGCGCCGGGATTTCACCTTTGTCGACGACATCGTCGAAGGGGTGATCCGGGTCACCGACCGTATCGCTCCGGCCAATCCCAACTGGAACGGCGACCAACCTGATCCCGGGACCAGCGCTGCTCCTTACCGTCTCTACAATATCGGCAACAACAATCCGGTGGAATTGATGGATCTCATCGGAACCCTGGAAAAGGCTTTGGGCAAAAAGGCCGAGAAGAACCTGCTGCCGATCCAGCCCGGGGATGTGCCCGCGACTTACGCCGATGTCGAGGCCCTCACCGCCGACGTCGGCTTCAAACCGGCCACCCCCATCGAAGTCGGGGTCGGGCGCTTTGTTACCTGGTACCGGAACTACTATCAGGTATGA
- a CDS encoding UDP-glucose dehydrogenase family protein translates to MNLTVIGTGYVGLVTGTCFAEMGHRVTCVDVDEAKIARLRAGEIPIFEPGLESLVLSNVKEGRLHFTTSLPEAMTDSSVYFIAVGTPPGEDGSADLQYVLAVAREIGRHLRDYAVIVDKSTVPVGTADRVRQAVAEELTRRGVEIPFDVVSNPEFLKEGAAVNDFMRPDRIIIGSDSPRALELMRVLYADFSRNHDRILEMGVRDAEMTKYTANAMLATKISFMNEIARLCDRLGVDVEKVRRGIGSDSRIGYSFIYPGCGYGGSCFPKDVKALIHMAAGEGIEPLILQSVHRRNEAQKEVLFEKISDHFGADLSGLTIGVWGLAFKPGTDDMREAPSLVLLEQLLAAGAKVRAYDPEAMAIARRELPAAWFATGRLKLAENQYAALEGADALALVTEWKPFRHPDFSEMKERMKQAVIFDGRNQYDPSYLRTQGFVYHGIGRG, encoded by the coding sequence ATGAATCTGACCGTTATCGGCACCGGCTACGTCGGGCTGGTTACCGGCACCTGTTTCGCCGAAATGGGGCATCGGGTGACCTGTGTCGATGTCGACGAAGCCAAGATCGCCCGTCTCCGCGCGGGGGAGATCCCCATTTTCGAGCCGGGGCTCGAAAGCCTGGTCCTCTCCAACGTCAAAGAAGGCCGTTTGCATTTTACGACCTCGCTCCCCGAGGCCATGACCGATTCTTCCGTCTATTTCATCGCCGTCGGCACCCCGCCCGGCGAGGACGGCTCGGCCGACCTTCAGTATGTGCTGGCGGTGGCTCGGGAGATTGGCCGCCATCTGCGCGACTACGCGGTCATCGTCGACAAATCGACGGTGCCAGTGGGGACGGCGGACCGGGTGCGCCAGGCCGTCGCCGAGGAACTGACCCGGCGCGGTGTCGAGATTCCCTTCGATGTGGTGAGCAATCCCGAGTTTCTCAAGGAAGGGGCGGCGGTCAACGACTTCATGCGTCCGGACCGGATCATCATCGGCAGCGACAGCCCCCGTGCCCTGGAGCTCATGCGCGTGCTCTACGCCGATTTCAGCCGCAACCACGACCGCATTCTCGAAATGGGGGTGCGCGACGCCGAGATGACCAAGTACACGGCCAACGCCATGCTCGCTACGAAAATCTCGTTCATGAACGAAATCGCCCGACTCTGCGACCGGCTCGGCGTCGACGTGGAGAAGGTGCGCCGGGGCATCGGCTCGGACAGCCGCATCGGCTATTCCTTCATTTATCCCGGCTGCGGTTACGGTGGCTCCTGTTTTCCCAAGGATGTCAAAGCCCTGATCCACATGGCAGCGGGGGAGGGGATCGAGCCGCTCATCCTGCAATCGGTCCATCGTCGCAACGAGGCGCAGAAAGAGGTGCTTTTCGAGAAGATTAGCGACCACTTCGGCGCCGATCTCTCCGGCTTGACCATCGGCGTCTGGGGCCTGGCCTTCAAGCCCGGAACCGACGACATGCGCGAGGCGCCGTCCCTGGTGCTGCTGGAACAGCTCCTCGCGGCCGGGGCCAAGGTTAGGGCTTACGATCCCGAAGCGATGGCGATTGCCCGACGGGAACTGCCTGCTGCCTGGTTCGCAACGGGGCGGCTGAAGTTGGCCGAAAACCAGTACGCGGCTCTGGAGGGGGCCGACGCCCTGGCTCTGGTCACCGAATGGAAACCCTTCCGCCATCCTGATTTTTCCGAGATGAAAGAGCGGATGAAGCAGGCGGTGATTTTCGACGGCCGCAACCAGTACGACCCCAGCTATCTCCGGACGCAAGGCTTTGTTTACCACGGCATCGGCCGCGGCTGA
- the galE gene encoding UDP-glucose 4-epimerase GalE, protein MPNILVTGGAGYIGSHVVKALGEAGYRVLTYDNLSTGNRWAVLHGELVEGDLADHDKLAATVRDFAPDAVMHFAAGIEVAESVTNPLKYYENNTVNALGLLQVLRDAGVGRLIFSSTAAVYGIPECIPVDETALLSPINPYGASKMMTERILADLATADPAFNYVALRYFNVAGADPEGRIGQSYKNPTHLITRALKTALGQYDKLQIFGTDYPTPDGTCIRDYIHVDDLAAAHLVALEHLLNGGESEIFNCGYGHGFSVNEVVQMVRKVTGRDFVVEMAPRREGDPPALTAESMRIRHRLGWTPRFDHLEYIIETAWKWELKLQSAKQG, encoded by the coding sequence ATGCCCAACATTCTGGTAACCGGCGGCGCCGGCTATATTGGCAGTCATGTGGTGAAAGCCCTGGGCGAGGCGGGCTATCGGGTGCTGACCTACGACAACCTCTCTACCGGCAATCGCTGGGCGGTGCTGCACGGCGAACTGGTCGAGGGGGATCTCGCCGACCATGACAAACTGGCGGCGACGGTGCGGGATTTTGCCCCGGATGCGGTCATGCATTTCGCCGCCGGCATCGAAGTCGCCGAGAGTGTGACAAACCCTTTGAAGTATTATGAAAACAACACCGTCAACGCCCTCGGCCTGTTGCAGGTGCTGCGCGATGCCGGGGTCGGCCGTCTGATTTTCTCCTCGACGGCGGCGGTCTACGGTATTCCCGAATGCATTCCTGTGGATGAGACGGCGCTGCTTTCGCCGATCAACCCCTACGGCGCTTCGAAGATGATGACCGAGCGCATTCTCGCCGATCTCGCCACCGCCGATCCGGCCTTCAACTATGTGGCCCTGCGCTATTTCAACGTCGCCGGCGCTGATCCCGAAGGGCGTATCGGCCAATCTTACAAGAACCCCACCCACCTCATCACCCGAGCACTCAAAACCGCCCTGGGGCAGTACGACAAGCTGCAGATCTTCGGTACCGACTATCCGACCCCGGACGGCACCTGCATCCGCGACTACATCCATGTGGACGATCTCGCCGCCGCCCATCTGGTGGCGCTGGAGCATCTCCTGAACGGGGGGGAGAGCGAGATTTTCAACTGTGGTTACGGGCACGGTTTTTCGGTGAACGAGGTGGTCCAAATGGTGCGCAAGGTGACCGGGCGGGATTTCGTCGTCGAGATGGCCCCTCGGCGCGAGGGCGATCCCCCGGCGTTGACCGCCGAGAGCATGCGCATCCGTCACAGGCTCGGCTGGACGCCGCGCTTCGATCATCTCGAATACATCATCGAAACCGCCTGGAAATGGGAGTTGAAACTGCAATCGGCCAAGCAGGGATGA
- a CDS encoding ABC transporter permease: MPMLFHSNFISRLRGNRMALVGAAIVAVMFLLAVLAPLLAGDPGAIDISRRLQSPSWQFPLGTDDLGRDVLARILYGARISLLVGFVAVGIASLIGIVLGALAGYYGRWVDGLLMRFVDIMLCFPTFFLILAVIAFLEPSIWNIMIIIGLTGWMGVARLVRAEFLSLRERDFVQAARALGASDGRLIFRHILPNALSPVLVSATLGVAGAILTESALSFLGIGVQPPTPSWGNMLIAGKQTLGTAWWLSAFPGLAILITVLGYNLLGEGIRDALDPRIRE, from the coding sequence ATGCCGATGTTGTTTCATTCAAATTTCATCTCCCGCCTGAGGGGCAACCGCATGGCCCTGGTCGGCGCGGCGATTGTCGCCGTCATGTTTTTGCTCGCCGTGCTGGCGCCGCTGCTGGCCGGTGATCCCGGCGCCATCGACATCTCCCGACGGCTGCAGTCGCCTTCCTGGCAATTCCCCCTGGGGACGGACGATCTCGGCCGCGACGTCCTCGCGCGCATTCTTTACGGGGCGCGCATATCGCTTCTGGTCGGGTTTGTCGCCGTCGGCATCGCCAGCCTTATCGGCATCGTTCTCGGCGCCCTGGCCGGCTATTACGGACGCTGGGTCGACGGTCTGCTCATGCGTTTTGTCGACATCATGCTCTGTTTCCCGACCTTCTTCCTGATTCTCGCGGTCATCGCTTTTCTCGAACCGTCGATCTGGAACATCATGATCATCATCGGCCTCACCGGCTGGATGGGGGTAGCGCGGCTGGTGCGGGCCGAATTCCTTTCGTTACGCGAGCGCGATTTCGTCCAGGCGGCCCGGGCGCTGGGCGCCTCCGACGGGCGGCTGATCTTCCGCCATATCCTGCCCAACGCCCTGTCGCCGGTGCTGGTTTCCGCCACCCTCGGCGTCGCCGGGGCGATCCTCACCGAAAGCGCCCTGTCGTTTCTCGGCATCGGCGTGCAGCCGCCGACGCCTTCCTGGGGGAACATGCTCATCGCCGGCAAACAGACCCTCGGCACCGCCTGGTGGCTTTCGGCCTTTCCCGGTTTGGCGATCCTGATCACGGTCCTTGGCTACAACCTCCTCGGCGAGGGGATTCGCGACGCCCTCGATCCGCGCATTCGGGAGTGA
- a CDS encoding YchJ family metal-binding protein, giving the protein MSRVGRNDPCPCGSGLKYKKCCLDREPAPAEIPLDLTPSELVRRRGEAFSAGDFAFIYDTYHPDSNFRAQFPSRKAYIALGQDSLGRDFSIDDCRVLKEEVGADEARVLFYLATRFRGQAEETFELSRFLLTEGGWRYHSSQKLGREEFAGAVEEIGWNDFERVKDKVFF; this is encoded by the coding sequence ATGAGCCGCGTCGGCCGCAACGATCCCTGCCCCTGCGGCAGCGGACTGAAGTACAAAAAATGCTGTCTCGACCGGGAACCGGCGCCGGCTGAGATTCCCCTTGATCTCACGCCGTCCGAACTGGTGCGGCGCCGGGGGGAAGCCTTTTCCGCCGGGGATTTTGCCTTCATCTACGATACCTATCATCCCGATTCCAACTTCCGCGCCCAGTTCCCCAGCCGCAAGGCCTATATCGCCCTGGGCCAGGATTCCCTCGGGCGGGATTTTTCCATTGACGACTGCCGGGTGCTGAAGGAAGAGGTCGGCGCGGACGAGGCGCGGGTGCTCTTCTATCTCGCCACCCGCTTTCGTGGGCAGGCGGAAGAGACCTTCGAGCTGTCGCGTTTTCTTCTGACCGAAGGCGGCTGGCGCTACCATTCGAGCCAGAAGCTGGGGCGCGAGGAATTCGCCGGAGCGGTGGAGGAAATCGGCTGGAACGATTTCGAGCGGGTGAAGGACAAGGTTTTTTTCTGA
- a CDS encoding WbuC family cupin fold metalloprotein translates to MKPVLQRIDARLLDELSLAARQRPRLRLNHNLHEDYLDPCQRLLNAVEPGTYVRPHRHLDPPRPECFVLLRGTMAVLLFTEAGGIDEIIPLAANGPCWGVDIPPGAWHSLVSLEPNTVLFETKPGPYLPLSDKDFAPWAPAEGSAEASEYLEFLTLQVHGRGDHA, encoded by the coding sequence ATGAAGCCGGTTTTGCAACGGATCGACGCTCGCCTGCTCGACGAACTCTCCCTCGCCGCGCGGCAACGGCCCCGACTCAGGCTCAATCACAATCTGCACGAGGATTACCTTGATCCCTGCCAGCGGCTGCTCAACGCCGTGGAGCCGGGAACCTACGTCCGTCCCCACCGCCATCTCGATCCGCCCCGTCCCGAATGTTTCGTACTGCTGCGCGGAACCATGGCCGTTCTTTTGTTCACCGAGGCTGGCGGCATCGATGAGATTATCCCCCTGGCGGCGAACGGTCCCTGTTGGGGGGTCGATATTCCGCCCGGTGCCTGGCATTCCCTCGTTTCTTTGGAGCCGAATACGGTCCTTTTCGAAACCAAGCCCGGCCCTTATCTCCCTCTTTCCGACAAGGATTTCGCCCCCTGGGCACCCGCCGAGGGGAGCGCTGAGGCATCGGAATATCTGGAATTCCTCACTCTGCAGGTTCATGGAAGAGGCGATCATGCCTGA
- the mutM gene encoding bifunctional DNA-formamidopyrimidine glycosylase/DNA-(apurinic or apyrimidinic site) lyase — translation MPELPEVETIRRGLVPRLEGHTLSGALCRVAGLRQPLPAGLNDLLAGQRLHAVERRAKYLLLRCDNGTLILHLGMSGYLRVVDRELPPGKHDHLDLLFSDGQALRFNDARRFGLLLWTTDDPQHHPLLSGLGPEPFDEAFTGDYLLERARGRTASIKTLIMDQRIVVGVGNIYASEALFLAGIHPARAAGRISLERYRRLVDVIRSVLGEAIAAGGTTIRDFSDSDGKPGYFALSLRVYGREGEACPQCGGKIRQERIGGRSSFFCPRCQH, via the coding sequence ATGCCTGAATTGCCCGAAGTTGAAACGATCCGCCGGGGTTTGGTTCCCCGACTTGAAGGGCACACCCTGAGCGGCGCCCTCTGCCGGGTCGCGGGGCTGCGCCAGCCGTTGCCCGCCGGTTTGAATGACCTCCTTGCCGGGCAACGGTTGCATGCCGTCGAGCGCCGCGCCAAATATCTGCTGCTACGCTGCGACAACGGCACCCTCATCCTCCATCTCGGCATGAGCGGCTATCTGCGGGTCGTCGATCGGGAGCTGCCTCCCGGTAAGCACGATCATCTCGATCTGCTTTTCAGCGACGGTCAGGCCCTGCGTTTCAACGACGCCCGACGCTTCGGCCTGCTGCTCTGGACGACCGACGATCCGCAACACCATCCGCTGCTGTCCGGGCTCGGCCCCGAACCCTTCGACGAGGCCTTCACCGGTGACTATCTGCTTGAACGCGCCCGTGGGCGCACCGCGTCGATCAAAACCTTGATCATGGATCAGCGCATTGTCGTCGGCGTCGGCAACATTTACGCCAGCGAGGCCCTCTTTCTCGCCGGTATTCATCCCGCGCGGGCGGCGGGGCGGATTTCCCTGGAACGCTACCGCCGACTCGTTGACGTGATCCGCTCCGTTCTCGGCGAGGCGATCGCCGCCGGCGGCACGACGATCCGTGATTTCAGCGACAGCGACGGCAAACCGGGCTACTTTGCTCTCAGCCTGCGGGTCTATGGGCGGGAAGGGGAGGCCTGCCCGCAGTGCGGAGGGAAGATCCGGCAGGAGCGCATCGGCGGACGCTCCAGTTTTTTCTGCCCCCGTTGTCAGCATTGA
- a CDS encoding BFD-like (2Fe-2S) protein, with translation MSVPICYCYGYDEDDIRADVCANGGRSLILERILAEKRQGTCRCAETHPDGR, from the coding sequence ATGTCGGTTCCTATCTGTTATTGTTACGGCTACGACGAGGATGATATCCGCGCGGATGTCTGTGCCAACGGCGGTCGCTCACTGATTCTCGAGCGCATTCTTGCCGAAAAACGTCAAGGTACCTGTCGCTGCGCGGAAACGCACCCGGACGGGCGCTGA